In Primulina eburnea isolate SZY01 chromosome 3, ASM2296580v1, whole genome shotgun sequence, one DNA window encodes the following:
- the LOC140827450 gene encoding uncharacterized protein isoform X1, translated as MTSFRKLKIGSHDDDTIHEPSKRLGQPDVIGKGKEKIASTSTDKSFDGKEMLGSTDTETTRTSRGGTHLDKISRQRVQGIRKEVSFNLLGQLVGDVSAEMRSYIVVLAREKVKITYKTWKQVPSEVKELIWESVNLTFDVPPSWKKGCLNSENIKWRQFKSHLTQTYISNKVDKPEELDQPPTGYGLARDDWISFVMTRMSDKFIELSDQQKERRKKNIYPYRLSRKGYARFAEEIASELCDDDDINRAIIWKKGRVNKEGDIDGQELQITVEKIDDYIQQKREGKLEIKETKKDILTKALNSDEHGGRVRAFGGHITPTLYFNVGRSWKTEDVDRKIMIE; from the exons ATGACATCCTTTAGAAAGCTTAAAATTGGGTCTCATGATGATGACACAATTCATGAACCGAGCAAGAGATTAGGACAACCTGATGTTATTGGAAAGGGCAAAGAAAAAATTGCATCTACTTCTACTGATAAGAGTTTTGATGGAAAGGAAATGTTGGGATCTACAGACACTGAAACAACAAGAACATCTAGAGGTGGTACACATCTAGATAAGATTTCTAGGCAGAGGGTTCAGGGAATTCGAAAGGAGGTAAGTTTCAATCTGCTTGGACAACTAGTAGGAGATGTTTCTGCTGAAATGCGGAGTTATATTGTTGTGCTTGCTCGAGAAAAAGTTAAGATAACTTACAAGACATGGAAGCAAGTTCCAAGTGAAGTGAAAGAATTGATATGGGAATCTGTTAAT TTGACATTTGATGTTCCCCCAAGCTGGAAAAAGGGATGTTTAAATTCGGAAAATATTAAGTGGCGTCAATTTAAATCACATCTCACTCAAACATACATTTCGAACAAGGTTGATAAACCAGAGGAGTTGGATCAACCACCTACTGGCTATGGTCTTGCACGAGATGACTGGATTTCTTTTGTCATGACTCGCATGTCTGATAAATTCATT GAACTAAGTGATCAACAGAAGGAAAGAAGGAAGAAGAACATATACCCTTATCGCCTTTCTCGTAAGGGCTATGCACGATTTGCTGAAGAAATA GCAAGTGAATTGTGTGACGATGATGATATCAATAGAGCTATTATTTGGAAAAAAGGGCGAGTGAATAAAGAAGGGGATATTGATGGCCAGGAGTTGCAAATAACAGTAGAAAAGATT GATGATTACATACAACAAAAGCGTGAGGGAAAACTTGaaataaaagaaacaaaaaaggATATTCTCACGAAAGCACTCAATTCAGATGAACATGGTGGACGTGTGAGAGCTTTTGGAGGTCACATCACTCCAACATTATATTTCAATGTTGGTAGAAGTTGGAAGACTGAGGATGTTGATAGAAAGATAATGATTGAGTAA
- the LOC140827450 gene encoding uncharacterized protein isoform X2: MTSFRKLKIGSHDDDTIHEPSKRLGQPDVIGKGKEKIASTSTDKSFDGKEMLGSTDTETTRTSRGGTHLDKISRQRVQGIRKEVSFNLLGQLVGDVSAEMRSYIVVLAREKVKITYKTWKQVPSEVKELIWESVNLTFDVPPSWKKGCLNSENIKWRQFKSHLTQTYISNKVDKPEELDQPPTGYGLARDDWISFVMTRMSDKFIELSDQQKERRKKNIYPYRLSRKGYARFAEEIASELCDDDDINRAIIWKKGRVNKEGDIDGQELQITVEKIWLTG, translated from the exons ATGACATCCTTTAGAAAGCTTAAAATTGGGTCTCATGATGATGACACAATTCATGAACCGAGCAAGAGATTAGGACAACCTGATGTTATTGGAAAGGGCAAAGAAAAAATTGCATCTACTTCTACTGATAAGAGTTTTGATGGAAAGGAAATGTTGGGATCTACAGACACTGAAACAACAAGAACATCTAGAGGTGGTACACATCTAGATAAGATTTCTAGGCAGAGGGTTCAGGGAATTCGAAAGGAGGTAAGTTTCAATCTGCTTGGACAACTAGTAGGAGATGTTTCTGCTGAAATGCGGAGTTATATTGTTGTGCTTGCTCGAGAAAAAGTTAAGATAACTTACAAGACATGGAAGCAAGTTCCAAGTGAAGTGAAAGAATTGATATGGGAATCTGTTAAT TTGACATTTGATGTTCCCCCAAGCTGGAAAAAGGGATGTTTAAATTCGGAAAATATTAAGTGGCGTCAATTTAAATCACATCTCACTCAAACATACATTTCGAACAAGGTTGATAAACCAGAGGAGTTGGATCAACCACCTACTGGCTATGGTCTTGCACGAGATGACTGGATTTCTTTTGTCATGACTCGCATGTCTGATAAATTCATT GAACTAAGTGATCAACAGAAGGAAAGAAGGAAGAAGAACATATACCCTTATCGCCTTTCTCGTAAGGGCTATGCACGATTTGCTGAAGAAATA GCAAGTGAATTGTGTGACGATGATGATATCAATAGAGCTATTATTTGGAAAAAAGGGCGAGTGAATAAAGAAGGGGATATTGATGGCCAGGAGTTGCAAATAACAGTAGAAAAGATT TGGCTGACAGGATGA